The genomic interval ACTCACCTTCTTAAATTGATGAAGGAGGTGGTATTCCTAGTTGAAGAGGCTGACCGACAACTTCTGAAACAGTTCTGTCGGGATGTTGGGATGACGCACAATAGCAAACCTTCAGCTTGAGCATAAGAGAAATAAACTTCCTCCTTTTCTCAGAGCTATCCCTCCAGTACTGCAGTGAGGAGAACAAAACACTTTGCCAAAGAAAGCCGCATGAGACAAACACCTGggtacacaaagacaaagagcCAGTTCCCACACTGTCAATGCCAATCCTCTTGATTTAAGGCAAGATGAGAAGTCTGAAGGGCTACAGAGGTTGCAGAATTAAAAAAGACAAGTTGCTACTTCCAGAGCCAGctttctaaacaaaaataagcaGGCAGGACAAAGGCGAGTTGCCATCAACTGATGCTGTTCTTGAATTAAGCGACAAGTCACAGAGCTCCAGAGTCAAATGACAAAACTCAGAGCCCAAAAGGATCCAGAATCGGAAAAGCAACTCAAGCAAAGTGAAACACTCTAACATACAGTTCCCTCAGGGAAAGCCCTCCTAAAGCTGAGCATAAACCACCTTGCAGGCCCAAGCGCTTTCAGGCTATTGCTTTGTGTGGTGAAGATGGGCATGTTGTTTCAGTTTTGTGAAGATGATCCAAACTCATCACTGGTGAACGATAAGAGAAAAACGGCTGGAAAGAGCGCCTAAGCCTGTGGGACAGCTCTGTAAGTGCCTCAGGATCTTTAACACCATCCAGCCCTTGTAGCCATGGACGTACAAGGGCTGTCACTTGTCAAGCAAGTCTCAAGAAGTCAGCGAATATGAGCCATGGGGAAGCCACATCCAGAAACTTCATTCTTTTAGTTTACCAAAGGATTAATCGGTGCAAAGTGTACTGCCCATGAACGTTGAAGGAAATCCCTGTCCTTGTTTATTTGACACGGGTCTCAGGTGACTGACCATTTCTCCAGTCTTTTTTTATGAGCAAAGCTGCCTGGATTAAACATAACATCCTTAGACAACCTGTTGCTGGAAATAGAAGCAAATGGGCAGCAGTGTACCATACCTGGGGTATGTTGAGGTGAGAGTCACATTCCCAAAGACTTCCTTGGGTCTGACGTTGAAGTGTCAACCTTGCCTTTAGTAATCCCGAGAAACTGGTGGCACTGCCCAGCCAAAGGTGCTAATAGGCACAAACACTTTGGATCTTGCATATGACAAATACCTTGAGACCAATGGCTCAGTTTGTCAAGCTGTTCCATTTGGCTACAGAGCTGTGATTAAGACAATTGAATACAGATTTACAGCAGAAAGTTAACAGTAACATAGGAATTGTTAGGGCTTCTGATCTCAGCTCCTACCGTTGTCCCTGCGGGTCAAAATGTCGTTTTTGAGGAGTAGTGAGTGTAAGTGGACAAGTGGCTGATAAATGGGCAGTGATGGATCCTCCTTCATATTCACCTCTTCCTGGAGGTCTGTTAGTTGCCAATACTATTGTAAACCTGCCTCCCAACATCCATCATTTGAAAGTTCCagttgtgttaaagaatgaaacTGAGTACAACATTATTCTTTTCCTGGCAAGAGTGTGATTGCAGACATTCGCGCTTTGGTGTAGAAAGTGATGTCACACAAGATGACCATAATTTGACCGCTCTGTGTCAAGTGTCCGCATAAATCCATGAAGAACTCTGCTTTGACTTCGTGATTCTTGGTGCCAGAAGTGTGGAAAGAGAGAGTCGCTCAGAAACTGCGCACTATGCCCGGCGTATTTGCGTTGCATGACATGGATATTGGACACACAGACAAAGCGGCGAGCATAGTATCAAGTTGCATGATGAAACTCTCTTCACACAAAGTGAAGAAGTTTTTAAAGACCATCTGTATCCTTATACGATCTTGAACGCTTAGATCCACGACACTTGGAGAACCCATTGCATTTTACATCGTTGTCATACACCTGTCGTGGTAATCAGAATCATCTTTCTTACTCCCGTATCGGATGTTGTAAAACCCCAAGAAGAATGGCTGGGTATAAGGCTTTGTGTGATTGATTATCGcaatcaataaaagtctgaattttgcTATCATGTGCAGAATTCATCAAAGCGAGACGTCATCTACGCCTTGACGCTGTCCGCCAACTTGGAGGAAACCTTTTCTGCACTTCGAGGTTCAAAATGGTTCTCAGTGTTGTGACCCCAAGAATCTACATAAGGCTTGTATTGATTATGGTAAGAGAATATGGACAAAAGACGCCACGCCTTACCCAACTTGAGGAAACCTTTTCTGCACTTCCGAGGTTCAAAGGGTCTCAGTGCTTGACCCAAATCTGGGTATTACAAGACAAATATGTAAAGGCGGGACAACCCAAGACTGCCCATTGGGTTTTGGGAATTCAATAGAATGCCTCTAGGGCATCACTAACGCATCAAGCACATTCCAAAGGCTGATGGAGAAGTGTGCATAATATATCAACCTTCGGAAGTCTTGGCGAAATGTTCTTGGACGATCTGATTGTCTTCCTCAGATACTTTGAAGAGCACTTTAAAGACGCCTTTCTTCACATTCTGGGACGGTTGAAAGACTATGGCTCGTAAAGCTTTCTGGACAAATGCAAGTTTTTCCAGACGTCAGTAAAACATCTTGGCTGGGTATTGTCTCAGAAAAAGGTGAGACAGATCCCCAAAAAAATAGCCATTAAGACCTGGCTACAGTCCAAGTAACCCAGAGCTGCGCTCCTTTCTGGGTTTCTCCCGTTATTACCGCGCTTATTAAAGATTATGCAAAAAATAGTGGAATGCCATTAACCTTGAGCTGACTGTGGGAGGTATCCTCCTCCTCGAGTGTACTGCAAGGTAGAAAGTGGTTGAAAAATTTATGCCTTAATCCCAAAGAGCCCTTCTGAGGCGAAGTGGACAGACAACTGTCAGCAGGCATTCAAACACTCACGAGAAACTCACCAAGGCGCCAGTGTTAGGATTTGGTAGATCCTGATTGCTAAGTATGTTCTTCATACGGGACGCAAGCGCTTACTGGACTAGGTGCAGCGCTCTATCAGGAGCAAGACGGAGTACACTGCCAATTTACGTATTATGCCAGCCGAGGTTGTCTAAAGCGAGGCCCGATATCCTGCCCACAAGCTGAATTCAGCCCTTAAGTGCGGCGTTACCGAAAGTTCTGGTGACCCCACCTTTATGGTAGTAGTAGTTCAAAGGTGATTACCCGATAGCAACCCCTTACTTGCATATTTAACTCTCAGCCAAGTTGATGCAACCAGCTATGTGTGGTTGTCCGCCTTGTCCACTTTCTCCTTTACCCTTCAGTATCGCCTCTGGGAAGAGCAATCTAGATGATGCACCTCAGAAGACCTCATGGTGATCTGGGTGAATAGATCAACCTCCCAAAAGGAACAAGATGCGTATCGCTAGTTCAACTCCAATCATCATCTACCTGAAGCACTCAAATTCCACCCTGGTTTCTGCTGATGCAATCCAAGCGGTCTGTGATCGGCCTTTACATCACGCTGATGACAGCAGCTGCCTTACCCTCAAGTTGAGTCACCTCTTGTATGCAATCAGAAGCAGTTCCTGAGGAGTAAGAGAAGATGGCAGGATCTTTAGCTGTTTCCTGTACATGTCAGAGCAggacataaaagaaaacaaagaaaacgtATCCAGCATTGCGAGAAGTAATAATCTCAGATGGAATCAGGAAACACAGTCCTACCTGCACTGAGACGTGAGCTTCCAGAGCTTCCTTTCTgctgacagaatggagaaaactTGAGCTGAAGGACGAGGGTGTTCTCTATCGTAAAAAGAGCTCTGGAGAATGCATAACTTACCAACATTTCTTCCTCCTGACTTGAGAGCTTATGGCCATATGGAAAGTCTGCATGACAACATGGGTCATATGGGAATAGAGACTGACCTTGATCTCATTCGGTCACGATTCTATTGGCCTAGGATGGCTACTGACGTTGAGAACAAAATCAAGACTTGTAGTCGCTGTGTATGGGAGGAAGTCCTTTCCAGAAAGAGCAGCACCTCTGGCAGTGAACATCCAGGTCACCCGCCCACTAGAGCTGGTGTGCATGGATTTCTTGTCTCGGGAACCCGAATTTATAGCAATACCAAAGAGAACCTGGTGATAATAGATTTTCATCACTAGTATGCGTCATGCAGTCCTCACTCCGAACCAAAAAGTTAGAATAGCaagtggtgagtttgtgggaaaACTTCATAGTTCAATATGGCATGTCTGGAAAAGCTCCAGCCACTACACTACCTTGGCGCACTGGGCGAACAATCAAAGAACTTGTGAAATCTCGGGTATTGCAAGGCCAGAACCATCTGTGACTTAACATCCAAGGTAACCCAGTTGAGCGCTTTAATCAGACACTGCTGGGAATGGGTACCTTGGAAACTTCTGAGAAGGCTCATCCACAGATTTTCCAAACCCTTCAGCTGGCACTTATAACTGTGGCGCACTTACGACATAATCAATTACACACCATACAAACTTATGTTTATTCACGCTATGCCAAGACTGCCAGTGAGACTTAATTTCCAGCACTAAAGTGAACCGTGATGGTCCCCAAATTCTATCTGGGATGAAAAGGTGTGCAGCCATGAAAACCTACATTCTCTGTAGAGCTAGCAACTAGGTTTGGGGAAGAATGCAGCAAAACtgcagaaagaagaaagtccaTGCTTGACTCAAGCAGTGACTGAGTCAACTCTTGAAGAGAAGGTGACCGTGTGTTAGGGGCTGGGGAAATGTGAGTTACTGTGGAAACATGAAACCATTGGATGGTGTGTGGGATCCTGTGGTGCATGCTGTGGGTGAGTCGTGCCGTGAGTTACCTGTCTATACAGTAGACCTGAGATAGAGAAGGTCCCCTACGAATATCACTCTAACAGAGATTTCACTTGTTAACTTGTGGATTTTTGGTCTTCgtgaggaggatgatgatgagcCAGATATAGTGAAACCTTGGAAGAAGCGGCACCAGTATGCCAAGAAGATGTAGAAATAGAGGAATGTCCAGAGAACTACTAAAGTTCGGATGAAGATGACTACATACCCCCAGATTTCCTATGtacaaatttttaaatcaagtagAAGACCCGGAGGAATTTAATTCGAGTACAAATGTTGTAAGAAGTATTTGCTGAGTTTCCTCTTGTCTGATCCTGCAAGCCAAAGTTTATTTAACTTGGATCCTGTATCAATCCTGGATGCTTGAGAATTGTGGAATGCAGGAGATGTGCTATGAATAAAGAATATCATCTGACGAACACTCCATCTTGTCCTAGGAAACGAACTGATGCCCAGCACGACCTGATGGCCCAGCACTCACCTGTTGAAGCTGATTTTTCCTCGGTAACTTGGAACCTGTAAAAAGAAAccctgaaagaaagaaaccacCATTACCTCAAATAGAACAGCAGACACAGGATGGACCTGGTGGAAACTAAAGGGAAAAGGACAGTGAAACACATTACAGTACAAGGAGGGAAACTGTACCTGACATTCCACCATTGAGAACCAGATTGGAGCTCATTGGAACCGGTGGAATCGGAAGAAGAAACAGACCAAGATGAAAGTCGAGGATGAAAGTCGATTTATGGAGGTCTAAAAGAGTAAAGCAGAAGTCGTAAGAGGCTGACTTACCTAGATTAGGGGAACCCATGATATCCACCATTCAACTCTGCCTGtgtttaaacatcatttttgttGAGTCTCTGGTAGAACAACCTAGATCTGGTCTAGATCCCAAACCCTAAAAAGCTTTATAGATACAGCCATGCAAAGCTGGACTGTAAGGGGATTAAGAGGAGAGGGTGTAAATACAGGTCAGGAAATGAGCTGactaaaaatgtatgcaaatgattaatagaataaatataatcataattattattttttcattacataAAAGCTGAAagcatataatgtatatattcaaAGTTGTTATGCGCTGTGCTTTTTGAAACTTTacaactaatttaaataattattaatgaagcTAAAACGCTTGTCCTAAGACGCGCTTGATGTATGGACGCTACTGATATGCGACGCACGGTTGCAGAGAGAGCACGTGCATTCTCTGATTGCAGATTAAAACCGTTCAcggaaaaaaagcaaatgatcGAAGATAATGATCGTGAAACATGTGAGATCAGATATGGATGATTAATTGGTTGAAATCCCCTGGATTAGGTGAGTTCAAAATAATATGATGTTTAGCCTCCCTGTAAACGAAAGTCATTATGTTATGTATAACGTATTTGTAACACTGTACATGTATGTCAAACTGGGCTTAAAAATGATGCAACCAGCagattattatcatttatatgtaACTAGTGTTTGCTGTGTTTAAAGTGTTCAAATGGTTTTTCAACCAGTTGAGTATATATTTGAAGGACATACAGAGTTTTAACANNNNNNNNNNNNNNNNNNNNNNNNNNNNNNNNNNNNNNNNNNNNNNNNNNNNNNNNNNNNNNNNNNNNNNNNNNNNNNNNNNNNNNNNNNNNNNNNNNNNCCTAGCTACTGCCAGAAGACCTTCAGACAGCTCAGTCACTTACAGCAACACCACAGGTACCGCACAGGATGCCTTttcttgttttatcatttatgtttttttttgttctttttctattATTTGTGTTTGCACCTGTTTTATTATTCAGTCGAGTTACCNNNNNNNNNNNNNNNNNNNNNNNNNNNNNNNNNNNNNNNNNNNNNNNNNNNNNNNNNNNNNNNNNNNNNNNNNNNNTAAGCAATAATGTCTTTTGAAAACCTGCTTGCTCTTTTCCATGAAGTGAAAGTAAATGGTGACTGAGTAAAGGTTGTGCGCGCTTTAGAGTTGATTTTAGAATGGCTTTTATATTCCAGTTCAGGTCTTGAAGTAGAAATCAGTTTTAACTTCAGGGCGCAGAACTGCAATTTAAGTTTCTAAGCAAGAAACTTTTAGACCATTTTTAAACCTTTGAATGTTGGTTTTGACAGCCttgtttgaacatttttgacagagtaaaaaaaatcgATTGGCCTTACAGATAGATGGATANGGTGTGACAGCAAAATGTATCTGGATGTGTTAAGTTACAAATAGTGTGAAAGGGGTTTATCTTAAATATTagagagttttttttatgtcacaaCATTAAACATTGATACAGCAACCACCCATatgcttttgaactttctattaatcaaagaatcctgaaaaaaggtTTCTTCAAAAAAccactgtttttaataataaatgaaaatgttctggAGCACCAAAGTGATCACGTGTCTCTGATGAATGGAATAATatctgctgaaaatacagctttgccatcacaggattaaattatattagaaaataaagttcattagaaaacatacatttttaatagcagtaatatttaacagtataatatataaacggTAGAATATAGAGATGAATAGATCTTTCCATCGTTTCGATTCAGATTCCAGTTTAACTTTCTGCAGGATGGGGGcaattcaatttatatttactCCTGAACTGAAAGGGAACCAGTTGTCAATGATTCTCTAATTCATTCAGTAACATTTTTGGCTTTTGTCTCACGCTAAAATATTGTACACCCTCAAAACACTTCAAACTCCTAATGggttgttttatgatgtttggTTTGGAGAAACATGGCCTGACTAAATGTTGAATTGtcactttaacatttttctcaATCTTTTACAGTCTCATCGGCGTCAGCACAACAAGGACAAGCCGTATAAGTGTCACCACTGTAACCGTGGTTATGTAGACGCAGCCAGCCTGGAGGTTCATCTGTCCACGCACACGGTCAAGCACGATAAACTCTACTCCTGTGGTTTATGCAACCGCACATATACCTCGGTACGCGCATCTTCTCTCGTCGCAAGTGAGCGGCGTTCCCCATTGCTTTTCAAAATGATCCTAATGCATCGCTTTCTCTGTCTGCAGGAAACGTATCTGATGAAGCACATGCGAAAACACGCCCCAGATATGCTTCCGTCTCCACCCGGATCCAACCATCAGAATCGCAGCCCCGGCCGCGCAGGAGGAAGTAGCTCGGATGGAGACGGGCAGAGCCAAGCCGAGAGGAACAATGCCTTCATCCAGCCGGTCGGTGTGCCGTGCATATTCGACCTGAACCAGTACAAGCCAGTACCTTCTGCAGACGTGCAGTATAAAACTGTCAGTGTGTCTGACATCTCCCCTCACAAAGACCTCTGCATCACCGTGGAGGCTTCTGCCATACAGGTGGAGCACCTAAACTCATAAGGAATCCCACCAAACTTTTGTAATTGACGAGGTCCACACAGAGCTGCGGACACAGGAGGACTTTTCTTACTCGATacctttttatttgtatgaagGAGCAAGTGGATTTAAATGGACACAGCTGAAGAAACAgactttgggtttttttttttNTGGTTACCCAGCAGCTCATATCTCAAGTCTTTTGCTGAAATTTCCGGTTTATCTTGTTTGTGTGATTTATCTGCGTCTGTAGTTGCTGGTACGATCGCTGCACTGtcaacattaatattgttactGTCGATGAGGACGGAAATATTGTGTCTTGCACAGTATGTATGGGAATTGTtggtctgttttttgttttttttttaaagggaaattTGTTTGCAATCacatacgtaaaaaaaaaatagcacgtATATATGGTTAAAAGATGTATTGTCTGAATGAGAAAAGGACAACAGTAAAAGATGTGTGTGTCAACTAATGTCGATGGCAAATATCTAATGAGatggtgtttttattgaaaatgatcCTGTTTAGTATTTCCATTTGCTGGTGATATGTAATATtccattattacatttaatagaatatataatattctattGTAACTACTGTTATCAAAATAACTGTTAACATGCAACAACCTCTAGGCATTAACAAAATCGGATTAGTGTGCATTACCCTTTAAAACAAgatattaaaaatctaattattgcTTCTAATGTGACTCCTTGTGATAATCTGTTGTTTGTTGTCAACCTGGGTTTTTATTTACAAGTAGTATTGCTTTGTATAGTTTACTcgccctcaagccatcctagatgtACAGGACTTCCTTCTTTCAGAAGAACACAATcgggagatttaaaaaaatatatatatgctggcTTTTCCAAGCTTAGGTTTCACGACGGATAAATCCGATTTACAGAACTTCAAAATACTGGCCGCTTTTCACGAGCATTGCCTTTCTGTGTGAAAGAAGGTCATTTACTGAtaatgtgtgtaattttaatttttgggtgaactactcctttcaGCAAGACaattgcttttttatgtttttgaatcaTTCCACCAGAACCAACAAAGTACCTCAaaggtttaaatatttatttatttttacgtttttaactagttttttaaatgaccttGTGATGTGATGTATACCATTTGTTTGTCAGAcgtaaaaagaaacaatataatGATCTGTGCTTAACTTTgtgtgcactttcagatttgtTTGTAGTTCACTGAATTACATTCAagtcaaatattttaagattcCATTGAACGGTCGGTTTCATTTCTTTGACAGACTCTACCACTAGTCGAAAATATTTGGGTAAACATTACTGCTTTATCGTTTGACTTTAGTGAACGGTAGTTGCATGAAGTGAACGGAGGCAGTAAAAGAACAGAGAGCGTTTGGCCGCAGTCGATCAAGCGGATTTCTGGCACCTAACGTTAGTGTTGAATCCTTGAAGACTATAATGGTAGCGTCCACCCGTCAGGGGGCGGCGTCACAGAAAAGTCCACGAGAGTAACGGAGAAACTTCACGAATGTAAATATTAAGCGAGCAAGGAGGATACGTCCTCGCGCATTCTTTCGGTTCTCTTCTTTTGACTGATGCGAACATGCCGCGCAGAAAGCCTTTTAgtaacaaacagaaaaagaagcAGCTCCAGGTGAAACGCGAGAAAAAGAGAGGTAGGTGACTAGCTTAGCCGAGTTAGCGCGCCGCGAGCTGAACGCGCTCGCTACGTTAGCCACGTGACGCACtgttttaccttttatattttagtgtgcGGTAATGTGATCGGGTTCCTCCGTGTTAGAGCATTAAATGAGCTACTGCAACTACTTTGTTTGATAAGTTTGCTGTGCTAAGTTGTAAGCAAACTTGACAAACTCGAGGGCGGCGAGTTGCTGTCATTTGTAATTAACGCTATGCGTTGCGAACGCGACGCGACGCACAATTTCGCGGCCAGCGACAGTATAAATGTATCGTAAGTGAGTTTGATGTGGAGGTTGTGTGCAGTAAACAACAGGCGGGTCGAGCGTCGCACACCCGAGCAGTTGGGTTTCTTTTATAGACTACATTTCGATTGTGATTTGTCGGCTGTGAAAGGAGGTGGTTATGATACGCGTTTTGAGCAGCTCGTGTTTTGCTGTAGTTGGCGCTTGTGTTATGCGGTATATAAGTGCGCAGACTCAGCGTGAagttacgtaacacaaaaacaaagcgATCAATGCACACGAAAGCAGGCTGCATTGACTGCTGTTCTGTAAGTGCTCCGGTACACCGTTAAAACGGGTGCAGATGAActagtaaataatttaataagcgTGCCAACGCTGCACTATTCTCATAGGAACTATAATGACAACAAAGTGTTAATTGAGGAGGGATATGTCCGGTTTATGAAGTCGCTTTCACAAATTAAGACCTTAAaaggtcacatttatttaatatcagtgcattaaatgttgcatacactgctatctatctatctatatatNNNNNNNNNNNNNNNNNNNNNNNNNNNNNNNNNNNNNNNNNNNNNNNNNNNNNNNNNNNNNNNNNTTATCAGGGGTTTGGGTAAactttcacaaaccaaaaccatTCTGGGCCAGGAGAATAATTGACTGtggcattgtttttcagataaactgATCAACTTGGCATGTTTAGCAAATATCTGCAAACAGATTagggtatttttatgctttagtagagtcaaaatcctACGTACAGCATGCGATTCGTCATGCAGCCCTATTTTATGTTGACACACGTTTGTCTTTGTTACCTTTCTAGGAGACGTACCTGATGAAACACATGCGAAAACACAACCCAGACCCTCTGACGGTAGCAGCGGCGGTAGCTGCCCAACAAGCCCAGCAGGGCCAGAACCCGGCTCAGGCCTCGGGTGCGGGAGGAGGCAGGGGTCGTGGGAGAGGCAGGGGGGCCGCTTCAGCCGGGGCGGCAGCGCAAGCCCAGAACCAGCCCAACCCCAACCCACCTACCAGTTACTCTGTTACCGAGGGAATACCCTGCCCTTTCGACCTGCACCAGTACAAGACCGTTTCGGCTGGAGAGATCCAGTACAAACCGGTCACCGTGGCCGACCTGGCGGCCCACAAAGACCTCTGCCTCACCGTCTCCACCTCTGCCATCCAGGTGGAGCACATGAACTCGtagaggagctggaggagaacGAGAGCGGGGAGGTGGCGGGAGGAGAACGGACCATGGATTGCATAGGAAATAAAACACTGCCTTGGGACAGAAGAGGATTTCCAAATACAGACTGGCAGGACGGGACGGCAAGTTTGCTAATTGAGGAGAAAAGGAGAGATGAAGGAGGAGCACATGAACTCTTTCTTATGAGCTGTCTTTCTTTAGGCTTGCTCTGCAGTGTCACAAAAAAGGACTTGAGCTTTCATGGTGGATATTTTCAGTTAGCAGCTATTCAAATGTACGATTCCCAGCCCTAATTCTGTCCCTTCGGCCaatagatatattatatatatatattgcaaaagtCGGGCTacggaagtaaaaaaaaatcccattcattttctccatagggGAATTGATTTTTGATCATTATTAACAAACAATTGAAGATAGCTGTGAGGctgttaaagggacagttcatccaaaattaaaaccaaaaccaaagataataatttgaagaatgttaaaataatagcatTGTTCCTTTCAAAGAAACTACATTACTACTGATTCTGAAAAGAGGTCTTAACCAATCTGGGAAGATCACCAAATGCATAAACTCTTAAGGATGCAGTTATTAAATACGTTTTTGCTTCAAATCGGTTTCCAGTGTCACGGTCCACCATGTAGCTGGTTGGTTTGGTTCGTTGGCTAAAAACTCTTCAACAAAGACTTCCTTAAAATCCACatggaaaacatttaattgGAAAAATTCTTTGAGCCAAGACCAAAAAGTGGGCAAAagccacttttaaaaaatacattttacacgTCGGTCTGAAATGTTCCCTCAGAATCATGATCGACTTCTTAACTTTACCCATAAATACATCACCCTCGGTCTTGAGAACATAACGTCCAGGTCATTTTATTCAGAATCATCGTTTTTGACTTTGAGGgcataatgaataaaattaaaagtattcgatttgcaaattatatttttcgattaattaattattatcgAATTAATTATTCGATtttagactgaaaaaaaaaatgaagtgctcATTGGAGAAGTGATCATTGAACAAAGAATTTTACCTTAGTGTTATTTTTTCCTCCAATGGCACATTTCTCTATCGCTACTAAAAGGTAcgtgaaatgaaaacaaagtttaattatactataaactataaaaggACACAAGCTTTATAAATGGGTGATTAAAGTTACCAGTGTCCGCTAAAAAAAGACTAGCACAAGCTTTAAAAACCAGCAAGTTTACTTTTTCTCTAAGGTTACAAATGCTGGTAAACAAGAAAATACGGACAAATACCACCAAAGTATCTGAAGCAACTAGTTTACATCAGTATTTCACAGAAATACAGGCCTGCCTGCGGCATTGGAGCAGGTTCACAGTCATGTTCTTCCAGGTCAGGGAGACTTTGTAAGGTGTTTTGGAGTTTGAAGGGCTTTTATGACACTGCTTTGCAGGCCTGCGGATTGACTTTGCAGCTGGTTTGTCACTAGCAGCCGAGAACCTGCTGGAAAGAGGTGGCGAAGACTGCACTAAAGGGGAGAAGGATAAACAGAAGCTAACGGTTTATGGGGAGATGGCacttaaatgaactttttttattcattgtttctgttttgtcattacattttagccatttatcatatgtatttttctattgtccttgtgtgtgtatgtttgagcGTGCGAAGGGTTGGTTGAAAGAGCAtgtaagaaaacatttaaagaaggAGATGAATGTGAAAACATCTATAaaactcattttgttttgtttttaagctgAAGAGTTTagtcattttctattttcttgaCCCAcaaagagtcttttttttttttttccagaaaNNNNNNNNNNNNNNNNNNNNNNNNNNNNNNNNNNNNNNNNNNNNNNNNNNNNNNNNNNNNNNNNNNNNNNNNNNNNNNNNNNNNNNNNNNNNNNNNNNNNTcagggttttaaaaaaacattttatgatggGTTTCATAAAGATTGTGAGGAATTTCTACACATGCAGTTACAATCTATAGGCGAGGGTTTAAGGCTTTTAACTAAAACGGAAGTAAACTGGACTGCTTGACTGAAATAAAGCGCGCTAGATCATCAGGCAATCTAACACGAAATATTATATGAATGGCAAATAATatgcagttattattatttatgttaaggTGTCGTTTGAATTAGTCTTAAATAATCTGGTTgttgtgaaattaaattaaaaaaagatgccatTGTAAATATAGTTACTGCC from Puntigrus tetrazona isolate hp1 chromosome 4, ASM1883169v1, whole genome shotgun sequence carries:
- the LOC122342494 gene encoding zinc finger protein 384-like yields the protein MLNCHFNIFLNLLQSHRRQHNKDKPYKCHHCNRGYVDAASLEVHLSTHTVKHDKLYSCGLCNRTYTSETYLMKHMRKHAPDMLPSPPGSNHQNRSPGRAGGSSSDGDGQSQAERNNAFIQPVGVPCIFDLNQYKPVPSADVQYKTVSVSDISPHKDLCITVEASAIQVEHLNS